AGTTAAGCCCACGTATGAGTGAGTTTTCAAGCaatccattttcattttttttttaataattttatttagaaaTACACTTTTAATCTGTAAATTGCAGAATAAAACGGGCTCTCCAGAGGGTAATGAACATTTCCCATATCATGGAAATATTTGCTCAATGAATCTGATAGGGAAAGAGTGTCTAGGTGCATATTTGTCAGGTCACCAGCtattgttttttctattttgtgaGTAGGTCACCAATTATTGACCCTTGTTATCCTCTCTTCCACTCACTCCCCTTTTTGTCAGTCCCAAAAAGAGAGAAGCCAAAGTTACCGTATGTGATTCTCAAACAACCGGTGTTTGTGAAAAAGACCCATCTCCTTGTTCCCAATACCCCGGCAACGGCAAGTGTGTTGAACATCAATGGCAGCCCCTTCAAGTGATTCGATTCCCTCTCACAATAAGGCTTGGATCTACTCTGAATATGGAATTGCTGTTGATGTTTTGAAATTCGACTCAAGTGTGGCCGTCCCACAACCGAAGGAAGACCAGGTGCTGATCAAGGTTGTTGCTGCATCCCTTAATCCTGTTGATTCTAAGAGGATGCGTGGCTTCTTCAAGGACATTGACTCTCCTTTACCAGtaagattttcttcttcttttatttttttaatttttaattttaaatcggGTATCTGGAGCTTTGTCCCGACTAGATCTCCAGACACCTACATGGGCCAGGTAAGATTCGAACTTTTATACGCGGGAGTGAATTCAAAGAATTGTTTGCTCGAAACATGTTTGACGAGGCACCGGGGCTCTTCACTTACCAATTGAGCCAATCCTTGGTGTTACTTTCTTTTCACAGGATTTATGTTAGATATCTGATAATATTTACATGGTATTCCACGGATTTGGATGAAAGTAAACATGCTTATTGGTTTCTCTGTTAATtgttatgattttattttatttttacttttttttagaaCTTTTGTCTGATTTTTAGATGAGCTTGAACATATACTAGATGGTTTTGCAGAAGTTAATTACTTCATGAATTTGTTTCATACTCAGCTTGATTTGTATATGTAGACTGTTCCGGGCTATGATGTTGCTGGTGTGGTGGTGAAAGTGGGAAGCCAAGTGAAGAATTTCAAGGAAGGAGATGAAGTATATGGGGATATCAATGATAAAGCTTTAGACCACCCAAAAAATTTTGGCTCTTTGGCCGAGTACACTGCTGCGGAAGAGAAGTTAGTGGCTCTTAAACCCAAGAATTTAAGCTTTGCTGAAGCTGCTAGCCTTCCCCTTGCTATTGAGACTGCCTATGAAGGCCTTGAGCGAACTGGATTCTCTGCTGGTAAATCCATCCTTGTTTTGGGAGGTGCTGGAGGAGTTGGAACCCATGTTATTCAGGTACATCTTCACTCTCCTTCAACCTTGTGCAAAATTCTTATTTTCCTTATTACTGTAAGTCGAAATCCGACACAAACTCAACACATAATTAAGTTGAAAGGCCAGGTTAGAGTTAATCAATATGGTCTTATACTCATGTTTCGACACAACCCGAATGTGACACGCGACATTTAAGACCATcaattttttgacatgacttgtgaaactcaacatgaaattagAGGGTTAAGATTGATGGGTCTTACTTGTTTAATCAAATGGGTTGGGTTATTGttgttgacttatatagtcttattaCCCATATATCAACATCGTTCGAAGTCGACATGCTAACACGAATTTCTACCCCTAATTTCAACAATCATCattagttttttaaataaagttcCTAGCTTAAAAATACTCTATTAGTTGAGATCTGATATCTGTTATACATCTTGTTGTTTCTGTCTGGGGCAGCTAGCAAAGCATGTTTTTGGTGCATCCAAGGTAGCAGCTACTGCAAGCACTGCGAAACTGGAGCTGTTGAAGAGTTTGGGAGCTGATTTGGCTATTGATTATACCAAGGACAACTTTGAAGACCTTCCTGAGAAGTTTGATGTAGTATATGATGCTGTTGGTAAGCTTCCGAGTTCATTATTATTGCTTCCAAatacgcatatatatatatatatacaagacaTTTAGTTCTAAAGTAATTGGTTACCTGCCAATCTATTTTTGGAGTGCCACAGGGCAGTGTGATAGGGCAGTAAAGGCTGTGAAAGAAGGCGGGCAAGTTGTGACAATAGTAGGTCCTGTAACTCCACCAGCATCCATATTTCTGCTCACTTCAAAGGGCTCCATCTTAGACAAACTGAAACCCTACTTGGAGAGTGGGAAGGTGAAGCCACTGATCGACTCCAAAGGCCCATTCCCATTTTCTAAGACTGTTGAAGCATTTTCCTATCTTGACACTAATAGAGCTACTGGAAAAGTGGTCGTGTATCCGATCCCATGAGGGGGGGAAAAAAATCGTTTTCAGCAATATAtgtaaattatataataaagtgGTTTGGCTTGCATCCCTACTGTTGTTTCTCTTATCCTAGTTGCTCGTTTTGTGTTGGAAAAATGAAGAGGGAGGTAAGGAACAATAAGAATGTAAATCTCACATATGAAGTTGAAATATGATGTTTGTCGATCAAGGCCTAAGTGCCTAATAAAGTGCTTACATTTTACTGAAACCAAACATAAGTGGGTTGGATTTATTAGAGTTGTATAAACtatgttaaatatttttgtctaGCTGATCATTTTTGGATATTATTGTTTGTGTGATGGACCAGGATCAAGCTCACTGGGGCTGGACAAGAGGCCCATTCTATATACGCTTTTCAGCCCATCTCAACGGTTGCACCCGAAAAAGCCCCCTAACAGGAAAATGTGACAAGTGCCTTGTCGCAATGCATACTGCAGACAGAAAAAGAGCAAGGGGAGAGGGTTCCCGTATTATTCCATTTCGCACCCCAATATCCATTGTTTTTGTTAGAGCCCAAGGGCCTCAGACCCAAAAATGAAGAAGCCGCTACGTGGGTCGTGGGGTATACCGCTATAGGATGTTATTATTGGGTCTTTCATGCAGTTATAAATAGGATGTTATTGGTTGACCATTGAAGAGGCTCAggaatttaaaaagaaaaaaaaaaaaaacctacaattACTATTTTAAACTTACGTCCAATTTACAATgttccttttaaattttaagaaattacaATTAACTTTTGAactatttaatcattttatttagcCTCTGTTGTAATTTCCAGTTAAATCcgatgatttttttaaatgataataatacccctatatcatataaattattattattattatattttttttaaaaaaaaaccataagaGGAAATcggggagttttttttttttttttttttttaattgaagggcatgattatattttaacataattGATTGTCcttaagggatagctcaatcagttATGAAGCAAAGGTCATTAAACCAAATTctccttcatctttttctttccttatgtagatatgtcaaaaataaaaaaataagaagaaatgtaatttaaaacaaaaaacagaaaccaAAAAAGGTACGTATGCAGAGATTCTAGAAGATAGAAAAAGTGTCAGTCGTTGACTTCGTTGATAAATATCAATCACAGGCTCTACCGTAGATTCCTAGTTGAATAAAAGCCTCTAGAACATCAAATGACGGGTTAAGCCTCACATAAAATGTAAGAAGAAGGTGTTCTACatttcagattcttcttcaatcttttttttttattttttattttttttgggttcacaTGTGTAGAAGCCCCTTTTTACCTAATGTCAAACTTATGATGAAAACAATAACTGAATGATATAATTGTAATCAACCCATTTGAAATATGGGTTTAGTATTCTATTTAAAGAATAATTACAAACAAACTAAGCCAAAATATATGGCTTGTTATACCAGAATAATAATCTCTTGATTTGTTGAGATATTATCTAAAACTTAAATAACAAGCATAGAGGTaaaggtaaaaaagaaaaagagacgAAAATTCCGTTTTACTTAGTCTGTTACGTCTTCATCAAAGATTTCGAATATTCTCAATACTCCACAACCCCCCATCATGTGCAAAATATTAACGTGGCCTAAAAGGGGATTCGATGTTAAGCTCTTTTGGCTGTTCTCGAATTTGTGATTGGTGAATCCAATATCAAGTTTTATAACTGCTGGATTAAGTATAGAAGTGTTTATAGGGATTGGTTGAGATTAATTGATGGAGTACTTGGAAGGTGATTATGCATTAATCAGTTGGATTAAGAATAATCTTGGCCGGAGAGTCCAAGCACCAATAGTTGACTATAAAAGAGGACAAATAAAATAGATTCGTGGAACGTGCCCAAAGTCAAAGTTGCATTTTAAGAGAAGAGAACATTCTTGTACAGTTGTACTCTATAATTTAAGGATGCAGGTCCACCGTGACACAAAAAAATATACTGCCCCGGCCCACTACTTGATTTTCGCTATCATTGACGTCTGTATGCgtttcaaaagtcaaacctaAAGCCCAAGAGAAGTGCCCACACGAGAAAGGTCTCTTTTAAGGCATCTTCATTCTCCAATAACCACAACCCTACAGAAGAGAAACAAACAAGCCATCTAAATTCCCTTTCTTTTCGCAgccaaataattatgaaaacgTTTCTTGGCACCCCTAATGTGGTCCATTGTAATTGGTCAAATCTCCAAGGATCAATTGATGCAGTATGACATGGCGAAAATAAAAACTTGCAAATTGTCTTTAGAGTTTAGAGTATTAattcttattgataaaactgATGAATAATATCTATAAGAACTCTGACTGTCAAACCGTCATGTTTAAAAGTTAGGGATGCTGCCTtgatagaaaaaattataaaactaacCTTAATCAAAATAATCACAAACTCGCTTGTGCGAATGTCGTCACGAGAGTGTTAAGCGAAGTTTATGTTTTGCGATTAGTTGTAAGTGAAGGTTACGCGAGATTtcataaatacaaaattgtGGAATTGGATTCATAGCTAGAAAACATTAATggaattagattttttttttttttcgtgaaatacaaaattaattgtgGCATTTTAAATAAGATTTCCAATGCCACCAAGCTtgcctttatttgattaatggagTTTGACGAATCATGTTAGAGGCAATCAAAAGtgatcttaattaattgatcAGCTTGTTGATCAA
This window of the Corylus avellana chromosome ca5, CavTom2PMs-1.0 genome carries:
- the LOC132180656 gene encoding 2-methylene-furan-3-one reductase-like; amino-acid sequence: MAAPSSDSIPSHNKAWIYSEYGIAVDVLKFDSSVAVPQPKEDQVLIKVVAASLNPVDSKRMRGFFKDIDSPLPTVPGYDVAGVVVKVGSQVKNFKEGDEVYGDINDKALDHPKNFGSLAEYTAAEEKLVALKPKNLSFAEAASLPLAIETAYEGLERTGFSAGKSILVLGGAGGVGTHVIQLAKHVFGASKVAATASTAKLELLKSLGADLAIDYTKDNFEDLPEKFDVVYDAVGQCDRAVKAVKEGGQVVTIVGPVTPPASIFLLTSKGSILDKLKPYLESGKVKPLIDSKGPFPFSKTVEAFSYLDTNRATGKVVVYPIP